A portion of the Bacillus oleivorans genome contains these proteins:
- the cmk gene encoding (d)CMP kinase has product MGKEKISIAIDGPAAAGKSTVAKRIAKELSYIYIDTGAMYRTLTYKALRNDINIEDEAQLVELLNDTNIELTQQTVLMDGEDVTNQIRGNDVTRNVSAVSKHRGVREEMVRRQQALGRQGGVVMDGRDIGTYVLPHAEVKIFLLASVEKRAQRRHAENLQKNIPSDLEKLKQEIAFRDKLDSEREVAPLQKAKDAIELDTTNMTIEEVVSKILMIVKERID; this is encoded by the coding sequence ATGGGAAAAGAAAAAATTTCAATTGCAATTGATGGTCCGGCTGCCGCTGGTAAAAGTACAGTAGCTAAAAGAATCGCAAAAGAGCTGTCTTATATCTATATTGATACGGGTGCGATGTATCGAACGTTAACATATAAAGCTCTTAGGAACGATATAAATATAGAAGATGAGGCACAATTAGTGGAGCTTTTAAACGATACCAACATTGAATTAACTCAACAGACTGTCTTAATGGACGGTGAAGACGTCACCAATCAGATTAGGGGCAACGATGTAACCCGTAATGTTTCTGCTGTATCCAAGCATAGAGGGGTCCGTGAAGAAATGGTGCGGAGACAGCAAGCATTGGGACGTCAGGGCGGGGTTGTAATGGACGGGCGTGACATTGGTACTTATGTTCTCCCTCATGCTGAGGTGAAGATTTTTTTATTAGCGAGTGTCGAGAAAAGAGCCCAAAGGAGACACGCTGAAAATCTTCAAAAAAATATTCCTTCCGATTTAGAAAAATTAAAACAAGAAATTGCCTTCCGCGATAAACTGGATTCAGAAAGAGAAGTTGCCCCCCTTCAAAAGGCGAAAGATGCGATTGAGTTAGATACAACCAATATGACGATTGAAGAGGTGGTTTCCAAAATATTGATGATCGTAAAAGAAAGGATCGATTAG
- a CDS encoding YphA family membrane protein translates to MEIIGGRTKLNGWFFYCCLWSCWIVLTFIVPKSLPYRFYIGCFILMSIILSIYKVPIFHWSVNLTILIWMIGCMVSFAALPFSKRLYQICVSFIVMLVYVVFLLFELYDPIWVIVDRRWLLSFIIGTIAILMNVKLLDRIAATIIGLGMGEFLFAYVLFTTGIKWDITTPHFLDLCSSIGILILLWSGFEFVIYYLKKIYTPPSQIEKEKHKPG, encoded by the coding sequence ATGGAAATAATAGGGGGGAGAACTAAATTGAATGGCTGGTTTTTTTATTGCTGTTTATGGTCCTGTTGGATAGTACTTACCTTTATCGTTCCAAAGAGTTTACCATATCGATTCTATATCGGCTGCTTTATTTTAATGAGCATTATTTTGTCCATATACAAAGTGCCCATCTTCCATTGGAGTGTTAACCTGACGATCCTTATCTGGATGATAGGCTGTATGGTAAGCTTTGCTGCCCTTCCTTTTTCGAAAAGGCTGTATCAGATATGTGTTTCGTTTATCGTGATGCTTGTTTATGTAGTTTTCTTACTTTTTGAACTATATGACCCTATCTGGGTAATCGTGGATAGAAGATGGCTGCTATCTTTTATTATTGGAACGATAGCTATCCTTATGAATGTAAAACTGCTGGATCGGATTGCTGCCACGATCATCGGGCTAGGGATGGGAGAATTTCTTTTTGCTTATGTATTATTTACAACGGGTATTAAATGGGATATCACAACCCCTCACTTTTTGGATCTCTGCTCAAGCATAGGAATTCTTATTTTATTATGGAGCGGCTTTGAATTCGTCATATATTACTTAAAAAAAATCTATACACCTCCATCACAAATTGAAAAGGAGAAACATAAGCCAGGATGA
- a CDS encoding YpfB family protein codes for MKRGEGILIKLIIIQAIALLFFQIIFHYSDAFPELKRLTMYEGVSKDNFTKVIETFKLP; via the coding sequence ATGAAACGTGGAGAAGGGATTCTAATCAAGCTAATTATTATTCAAGCCATTGCACTTTTATTTTTTCAGATTATATTTCATTATTCAGATGCGTTTCCAGAATTAAAGCGGCTTACCATGTATGAAGGGGTAAGTAAAGATAACTTCACAAAAGTAATCGAAACATTTAAACTTCCTTAA
- the rpsA gene encoding 30S ribosomal protein S1, protein MVEDMNQVEVKVFQVGDLVKGRVTKVEEKQVIVDLEGSKLDGIIPISELSSLHVEKASDIVAEGQELTLEVTKVEEEAVILSKRKAEAGEAWKRLQESYERGETIETEIKEVVKGGLVVDLGVRGFVPASLVEDHFVEDFSDYKGKTLTFKIVELDIEKNRLILSHRAVLEEEKSKMRKQSLESIEVGQVMEGTVQRITDFGAFVDIGGVDGLVHVSQLAYEHVEKPSDVVEVGQKVKVKVLSVDRDNERISLSIKETQPGPWANISEKAPKGYVLTGTVKRLVSYGAFVEVFPGVEGLVHISQISHKHVATPHEVLKEGQTIQVKVLDVNEQDQRLSLSIKELLEKEDEVKDYELPEESKGFQLGEMIGDKLKDLK, encoded by the coding sequence ATGGTAGAAGACATGAATCAAGTAGAAGTGAAAGTATTTCAAGTTGGTGATCTCGTTAAGGGTCGGGTTACGAAAGTGGAAGAAAAACAAGTAATTGTTGATCTTGAGGGCAGTAAACTCGATGGAATCATTCCAATTAGTGAATTATCAAGCCTTCACGTGGAAAAAGCAAGTGATATCGTAGCGGAAGGGCAAGAGCTGACTCTTGAAGTAACGAAAGTTGAAGAGGAAGCCGTTATTCTTTCCAAACGTAAAGCAGAAGCTGGCGAAGCATGGAAAAGGCTTCAAGAATCATATGAACGTGGAGAAACCATTGAGACGGAAATTAAAGAAGTGGTCAAAGGCGGCTTGGTCGTTGATTTGGGTGTAAGAGGCTTTGTTCCTGCTTCTTTAGTGGAAGACCATTTTGTTGAAGATTTCTCTGATTATAAAGGAAAAACTCTTACCTTTAAAATAGTAGAGCTGGATATTGAAAAAAATCGTCTCATTCTTTCTCATCGTGCTGTGTTAGAAGAAGAAAAAAGCAAAATGAGAAAGCAAAGTTTGGAAAGTATCGAAGTTGGACAAGTTATGGAAGGTACAGTTCAACGCATTACTGATTTTGGGGCATTTGTTGATATTGGCGGTGTTGACGGTCTCGTTCACGTTTCCCAGCTCGCTTACGAGCATGTCGAAAAACCATCTGATGTAGTTGAAGTTGGACAAAAGGTAAAGGTTAAGGTACTTTCAGTAGATCGTGACAATGAACGGATTTCACTTTCTATTAAAGAAACACAACCAGGTCCTTGGGCAAATATCAGTGAAAAAGCACCTAAAGGATATGTTTTGACTGGAACTGTAAAAAGATTAGTTTCCTACGGAGCATTTGTTGAAGTATTCCCTGGTGTCGAAGGGCTCGTTCATATTTCACAAATTTCTCATAAACATGTTGCTACTCCTCATGAAGTTTTAAAAGAAGGGCAGACTATTCAAGTGAAAGTTCTTGATGTAAATGAACAAGATCAGCGCTTATCATTAAGCATTAAGGAACTTTTAGAAAAAGAAGATGAAGTTAAAGATTACGAGCTTCCTGAAGAATCTAAAGGATTTCAATTAGGTGAAATGATCGGAGATAAATTAAAAGATCTTAAATAA
- the ypeB gene encoding germination protein YpeB: protein MIRGIIIGVLTVAVIGTAYWGYQEHQEKNAILINAENNYQRAFHELTYDVDLLHDKIGTTLAMNSRNSISPALAEVWRVTSEAHNEVGHLPLTLLPFNKTEEFLAKIGDFSYKTAVRDLEKEPLTEEEYQTLQSLYEQSADIQNELRKVQHLVLENNLRWMDVELALANNDEPSDNTIIDGFKTVENKVEGYSETNLAEVTNGPLRDFSHLEGKEITKDEALKKAKEFITIKNNQDVRITENGEGSDYGFYSITVRNGKTQANLDITKVGGHPLYLLQNREIKRQNLSLNEGYNKGAQFLNKHGFENMTLFESAQYDNTGVYVFVSEENGVRIYPDAIRMKVALDDGSILAFSAEDYLSFHKQRDIPEPAISAEDAKSKLNPNLQVMDQNVALIVNDVNEEVLCYEFLGTINNDTYRIYINAENGDEEKVEKLQNAEPIYEGLV, encoded by the coding sequence TTGATTCGTGGAATTATTATTGGGGTCTTAACAGTAGCAGTCATAGGTACGGCTTACTGGGGATACCAAGAACATCAAGAAAAGAACGCTATATTAATTAATGCAGAAAACAATTACCAAAGAGCTTTCCATGAATTAACGTATGATGTCGATTTATTGCATGATAAAATTGGAACCACTCTGGCTATGAATAGCAGGAACTCAATATCTCCGGCGTTAGCTGAGGTGTGGAGGGTTACATCCGAAGCTCACAATGAGGTTGGACATCTGCCGCTGACGTTACTCCCATTCAATAAAACAGAAGAATTTTTAGCAAAGATCGGGGATTTTAGCTATAAAACAGCCGTTAGGGACTTAGAAAAAGAACCTTTGACAGAAGAAGAATATCAAACGCTTCAAAGTCTATACGAACAGTCAGCGGATATTCAAAATGAATTACGAAAAGTTCAGCATTTAGTATTAGAAAATAATCTGCGCTGGATGGATGTTGAACTGGCTTTAGCCAACAATGATGAGCCATCAGATAATACCATTATAGATGGATTTAAAACTGTAGAAAATAAAGTAGAAGGATATTCAGAAACTAATCTTGCTGAAGTGACAAATGGACCTTTAAGAGACTTTTCTCATTTAGAGGGAAAAGAAATAACGAAGGACGAAGCATTAAAAAAGGCGAAGGAATTTATTACAATTAAAAACAATCAAGATGTTCGAATAACGGAAAACGGTGAAGGATCTGACTATGGGTTTTATTCCATCACAGTCCGTAATGGCAAAACCCAAGCCAATTTAGATATAACAAAGGTGGGCGGACATCCGCTATATCTCTTGCAAAATCGTGAAATTAAAAGGCAAAACCTCAGTTTGAATGAAGGTTATAATAAAGGAGCCCAATTTTTAAATAAACATGGTTTCGAAAATATGACTTTGTTTGAAAGCGCCCAGTACGACAATACAGGTGTATACGTATTTGTATCTGAGGAAAATGGAGTCAGAATATATCCAGATGCAATCCGGATGAAGGTAGCATTAGATGATGGAAGCATCCTGGCTTTCTCAGCTGAAGATTATTTAAGCTTCCATAAACAAAGAGATATTCCAGAACCAGCCATTTCAGCTGAAGATGCAAAATCTAAATTAAATCCGAACCTACAAGTTATGGATCAAAATGTGGCTCTAATTGTCAACGACGTGAATGAAGAGGTCCTATGCTACGAATTTTTAGGGACCATTAATAATGATACTTACCGGATTTATATCAATGCTGAAAATGGTGACGAGGAAAAAGTTGAAAAACTTCAAAATGCAGAGCCAATTTACGAAGGACTAGTCTAA
- the der gene encoding ribosome biogenesis GTPase Der, with protein MVKPVVAIVGRPNVGKSTIFNRIVGERISIVEDIPGVTRDRIYSTGDWLNYEFNVIDTGGIEIGDEPFLEQIRGQAEIAIDEADVIIFLTNGREGVTAADEQVAKMLYRSKKPVVLAVNKVDNPEMRSQVYDFYSLGFGEPFPISGTHGLGLGDLLDEVVKHFPRHDEEDYEDDVIKFSLIGRPNVGKSSLVNAILGEERVIVSDVAGTTRDAIDTFYTVDGQDYVIIDTAGMRKKGKVYESVEKYSVLRALRAIERSDVVLVVMDGEEGIIEQDKRIAGYAHEAGKAVVIVVNKWDAVEKDEKTMKKFEEKIRDHFLFLDYAPIVFLSAKTKQRLHTLFPMIQLASENHSMRVETSVLNDVIMDAVAMNPTPTHQGKRLKIFYTTQVSVKPPTFVVFVNDPELLHFSYERFLENRIREAFGFIGTPIKIFARQRS; from the coding sequence ATGGTTAAGCCTGTCGTTGCAATAGTGGGCCGTCCAAATGTCGGAAAGTCTACTATTTTTAACCGTATTGTGGGAGAAAGAATCTCTATTGTAGAAGATATTCCCGGTGTTACAAGGGATCGGATTTACAGTACAGGGGATTGGCTCAATTATGAGTTTAATGTGATAGATACAGGTGGTATAGAAATAGGAGATGAACCTTTTCTTGAACAAATCCGCGGACAAGCGGAGATCGCTATTGATGAAGCAGATGTGATTATATTTCTTACAAACGGACGGGAAGGTGTTACAGCAGCAGATGAACAGGTAGCTAAAATGCTTTATCGCTCCAAAAAACCCGTAGTTTTAGCTGTCAATAAGGTTGATAATCCGGAGATGAGAAGTCAAGTCTATGATTTTTATTCCCTTGGCTTCGGTGAACCTTTTCCGATTTCTGGAACACATGGGCTGGGGTTAGGAGATCTCCTTGATGAAGTCGTGAAACATTTCCCTAGACACGATGAGGAAGATTATGAAGACGATGTAATTAAATTTAGCTTAATTGGCCGTCCAAATGTTGGGAAATCTTCATTAGTCAACGCCATTCTTGGAGAAGAACGTGTTATTGTCAGTGATGTTGCAGGAACGACTCGGGACGCCATCGATACATTTTATACAGTTGACGGACAAGACTATGTCATTATTGATACAGCAGGAATGCGAAAAAAAGGGAAAGTATACGAAAGTGTTGAAAAGTATAGTGTACTGCGTGCATTACGTGCGATTGAGCGTTCCGATGTGGTATTGGTTGTAATGGATGGAGAGGAAGGAATTATTGAACAGGACAAAAGGATAGCCGGATATGCTCACGAAGCAGGTAAAGCAGTCGTAATTGTCGTAAACAAATGGGATGCAGTCGAAAAAGATGAAAAAACGATGAAAAAGTTTGAAGAAAAGATTCGTGATCACTTTTTATTTTTAGACTATGCACCGATCGTCTTTTTGTCAGCTAAGACGAAACAAAGATTGCATACGCTTTTCCCGATGATTCAGCTTGCAAGTGAAAATCATTCAATGAGAGTGGAAACGAGCGTGTTAAATGATGTGATTATGGATGCGGTCGCTATGAATCCGACTCCAACACATCAAGGGAAACGCTTAAAAATATTTTATACCACGCAAGTCTCTGTCAAACCGCCAACTTTTGTTGTTTTTGTCAATGACCCAGAGCTCTTGCATTTTTCGTATGAAAGATTTTTAGAAAATAGAATTCGTGAAGCATTTGGCTTTATCGGAACTCCAATTAAAATTTTTGCTAGACAGAGGAGTTAA
- the fni gene encoding type 2 isopentenyl-diphosphate Delta-isomerase: MSRTHRKLEHIQLALSAGQLNQSGMDEIQIIHQSLPDSSLSKVSLHTGIGELKLSSPIFINAMTGGGGLETEKINADLAIAAREMDLAIAVGSQMSAIKNKEERNTYEIVRKHHPNGIIFANLGSEATMEQAKMAVDMIEANALQIHLNVIQELTMPEGDRCFEGALERIRRISEELHVPVIVKEVGFGMGFETVQKLKSTNIIAVDIGGYGGTNFAKIENERRSEEFSFFNHWGIPTSVSLVEACEAADQVHVLASGGIHSSIDIVKSLIIGASAVGMAGSILKILNEKGIEALISQIRTFHQDIAFMMTALGCHTIDELQNIPILFTGFTYHWLNERGINTSAYSQRRRL; encoded by the coding sequence TTGAGTCGGACACATCGTAAGCTCGAGCATATACAGTTAGCTTTATCTGCTGGGCAACTGAATCAATCTGGCATGGATGAAATTCAAATCATTCACCAATCACTTCCGGACTCATCATTGTCTAAAGTCTCACTTCATACAGGAATAGGCGAACTGAAACTTAGTTCGCCTATTTTTATAAATGCTATGACAGGTGGCGGCGGATTGGAAACGGAAAAGATAAATGCTGATTTAGCCATCGCAGCCAGAGAAATGGACTTAGCCATTGCTGTCGGTTCACAAATGTCAGCTATTAAAAATAAGGAAGAAAGAAATACCTATGAAATTGTGAGAAAGCATCATCCGAACGGAATTATTTTTGCCAACCTTGGCAGTGAAGCAACAATGGAACAGGCAAAAATGGCGGTTGATATGATTGAAGCCAACGCCCTGCAAATTCATCTCAATGTTATTCAGGAATTGACGATGCCAGAAGGAGACCGGTGCTTTGAAGGAGCACTCGAGCGAATTCGAAGAATTTCTGAGGAATTGCATGTCCCTGTAATCGTGAAGGAAGTCGGTTTTGGAATGGGATTTGAAACCGTTCAAAAGTTAAAATCAACTAACATTATTGCGGTTGATATCGGAGGATATGGAGGCACCAATTTCGCAAAAATTGAAAATGAAAGAAGAAGTGAAGAATTTTCATTTTTTAATCATTGGGGAATCCCTACCAGTGTATCACTTGTCGAAGCATGTGAAGCGGCTGATCAGGTACACGTTCTTGCATCAGGAGGTATTCATTCAAGCATCGATATCGTGAAATCGTTAATTATTGGGGCTTCAGCAGTCGGAATGGCGGGTTCTATATTAAAAATTCTTAACGAAAAGGGTATCGAAGCTTTAATTTCACAAATAAGGACATTCCATCAGGATATTGCTTTTATGATGACTGCTCTTGGTTGTCATACAATCGATGAACTTCAGAATATACCGATTCTCTTTACAGGATTTACATACCATTGGTTAAATGAAAGGGGTATTAATACCTCAGCTTACAGCCAGCGCAGGCGATTATAG
- a CDS encoding YpzI family protein — protein sequence MGRDRQEQKLKEQKIVESDRDQALHYKGATRLDNAEEARKENRHEHGSV from the coding sequence ATGGGACGTGACAGACAAGAACAAAAACTAAAGGAACAAAAAATAGTTGAGAGTGACAGAGATCAGGCGCTTCATTATAAAGGGGCAACCAGACTGGATAATGCAGAAGAGGCAAGAAAAGAAAATAGACATGAACATGGGTCTGTTTAA
- a CDS encoding DUF2768 domain-containing protein, with product MSAALMKMWFSFGSMGLMFLAIISIYLSRFKLKGIFKWVTAIIAYLFMIVAGLIMIFVVFSGPTPS from the coding sequence ATGTCAGCAGCATTAATGAAAATGTGGTTTTCGTTTGGCTCGATGGGTCTTATGTTTCTTGCCATTATATCCATTTATTTAAGCAGATTTAAATTAAAAGGGATCTTTAAATGGGTTACAGCTATTATTGCGTATCTTTTTATGATTGTAGCTGGATTAATCATGATTTTTGTTGTATTTAGCGGGCCAACCCCGTCTTAA
- a CDS encoding flagellar brake protein translates to MFKLGSQLKLSQTKDNHTEEFQCAIMDYSENEVIVDIPVHVERDIRFDASVNTEYQAKYINDEGQLFLFEVTVAGRKADQIPLIILSHSGKKDFVKIEQRQFLRVDTKLDVAIHPIENEFPPFTALTKDISAGGAAIYIPKDVFFYKGMEIDCWLVLHMQSGQIQYLKLRSEVVLVREDYNKKSSLISVSFRHKHEQEKQLLIRYCFERQLVLKKKIY, encoded by the coding sequence TTGTTTAAATTGGGGAGTCAGCTTAAATTATCACAAACAAAAGATAATCACACAGAGGAATTCCAATGTGCCATCATGGATTATAGTGAAAATGAAGTAATCGTAGATATTCCAGTTCATGTGGAAAGGGATATACGCTTTGATGCAAGTGTAAACACAGAATATCAGGCTAAATACATAAACGATGAAGGACAGCTTTTTTTATTTGAAGTGACAGTAGCGGGGAGAAAGGCTGATCAAATACCGCTCATCATTTTAAGTCATTCGGGGAAAAAGGATTTTGTTAAGATTGAACAACGCCAGTTTCTTCGGGTAGATACTAAATTGGATGTTGCGATTCACCCTATCGAAAATGAATTTCCTCCCTTTACCGCTTTAACGAAGGATATTAGTGCAGGCGGAGCAGCCATTTATATCCCAAAAGATGTGTTTTTTTATAAAGGGATGGAGATTGATTGTTGGCTGGTACTGCATATGCAATCCGGCCAAATCCAATATTTAAAGCTCAGAAGTGAAGTCGTTCTTGTCCGTGAAGATTATAATAAAAAATCTTCATTAATATCTGTCAGTTTTCGTCATAAACACGAACAAGAAAAGCAATTATTAATTCGCTATTGTTTTGAAAGACAGCTTGTTTTAAAGAAGAAAATCTATTAA
- a CDS encoding lysophospholipid acyltransferase family protein produces the protein MSFYHFAKTLVAVLLFPAYRIQVIGKENIPKEGGVLLCSNHISNLDPPVVGITCPRPISFMAKAELFNSPLFGKILKKVHAFPVKRGMSDREALRMGLKSLKDGHVLGLFPEGTRSKTGELGKGLAGAGFFAMRTDAKVVPCAIIGDYKFWGRIKVIYGKPIDFEEMREKKVSAEEATDHIMSAIKSLLDTYKQGSNA, from the coding sequence GTGAGTTTTTATCATTTTGCAAAAACACTAGTTGCAGTATTATTATTTCCAGCCTATAGAATTCAAGTTATTGGTAAAGAAAATATTCCTAAAGAAGGCGGAGTTCTGCTTTGCAGCAATCATATTAGTAATTTAGACCCCCCTGTAGTAGGAATTACATGCCCGCGCCCGATTTCGTTTATGGCCAAAGCCGAATTATTTAATTCGCCGCTTTTCGGAAAGATATTAAAAAAAGTTCATGCATTTCCTGTTAAGCGTGGCATGAGTGACAGGGAAGCTTTAAGGATGGGATTAAAATCTTTAAAAGATGGACATGTTTTAGGGCTATTTCCTGAAGGGACCCGCAGTAAAACAGGGGAATTAGGAAAAGGATTAGCAGGGGCCGGCTTTTTCGCGATGCGAACCGATGCTAAAGTGGTTCCTTGTGCAATAATAGGTGATTATAAATTTTGGGGAAGAATTAAAGTTATCTATGGGAAGCCAATTGATTTTGAAGAAATGCGGGAAAAAAAGGTTTCTGCTGAAGAGGCAACCGACCATATTATGAGTGCGATCAAGTCGTTGTTAGATACATACAAACAGGGAAGTAACGCTTGA
- a CDS encoding capping complex subunit for YIEGIA — protein MTIEKFILAAITTNPKKAPSGVAVFHCDNKDELLTVARNLEAILDGIAHSLTEELYIVVRH, from the coding sequence ATGACGATTGAAAAATTTATTTTAGCAGCGATTACCACGAATCCGAAAAAGGCACCTAGCGGAGTTGCCGTATTTCATTGTGATAATAAAGACGAATTATTAACCGTTGCGAGAAATTTAGAAGCGATCTTAGATGGAATTGCCCACTCGTTAACAGAGGAGTTATATATAGTAGTAAGACACTAA
- a CDS encoding NAD(P)H-dependent glycerol-3-phosphate dehydrogenase: protein MKKTSVTVLGAGSWGTALSMVLGDNGHDVRLWGHKKEQIDSINKTRMNEKYLPNVVLPETVQGYASLPEALKDVKNIVLAVPTKAVREVLYEIQECLNEPVLIIHVSKGIEPDTLKRISEMIKEEMDPRLLDNVVVLSGPSHAEEVSLRHPTTVTVASESLEAAESAQDLFMNQNFRVYTNTDVIGVELGGALKNIIALAAGISDGLGYGDNAKAALITRGLAEIVRLGIKMGANPLTFSGLTGIGDLIVTCTSVHSRNWRAGNMLGKGKDLEEVLSSMGMVVEGVRTTKAAYQLAQHYEVDMPITTALYRVLFENINPKDAVDALMARMKTHEMEETVNILDGRLEEQ from the coding sequence ATGAAAAAAACAAGTGTCACTGTTCTTGGAGCAGGAAGCTGGGGAACCGCCTTATCTATGGTCTTAGGGGATAATGGTCATGATGTCCGCCTTTGGGGTCATAAAAAAGAACAAATTGACAGTATAAATAAAACAAGAATGAATGAAAAGTATTTGCCTAATGTGGTGCTCCCTGAAACCGTCCAAGGCTACGCTTCTTTACCTGAAGCATTAAAAGATGTAAAAAATATTGTTTTAGCGGTGCCTACTAAAGCCGTAAGAGAAGTTTTATACGAAATTCAGGAATGTCTGAATGAACCGGTTCTTATAATCCATGTAAGTAAAGGAATTGAACCAGATACACTGAAAAGAATATCAGAAATGATTAAAGAGGAAATGGATCCACGATTGCTAGATAATGTAGTAGTACTTTCTGGCCCGAGTCATGCTGAAGAAGTCAGCCTAAGGCATCCTACTACAGTTACAGTGGCCTCAGAATCATTAGAGGCTGCTGAGAGTGCCCAGGATTTATTTATGAATCAAAACTTTCGAGTTTACACAAATACTGATGTAATCGGCGTAGAATTAGGCGGTGCTCTAAAAAATATTATTGCTTTAGCCGCCGGGATCTCAGATGGACTAGGTTATGGCGATAATGCCAAAGCAGCCCTTATTACAAGAGGGCTTGCCGAAATTGTTCGTTTAGGGATTAAAATGGGTGCCAATCCTCTAACCTTTTCAGGTTTAACCGGGATAGGGGACTTAATTGTTACATGTACAAGTGTCCATTCCAGGAATTGGAGAGCGGGGAATATGCTCGGAAAAGGTAAAGATTTAGAGGAAGTCTTATCAAGTATGGGGATGGTAGTAGAAGGAGTAAGAACGACAAAAGCTGCCTATCAGCTCGCACAGCATTACGAGGTGGATATGCCGATAACTACTGCTTTATACCGTGTCCTATTTGAAAATATTAACCCTAAAGATGCAGTTGATGCCTTAATGGCAAGAATGAAAACGCATGAAATGGAAGAAACAGTCAACATCCTAGATGGACGCCTTGAAGAACAGTAA
- a CDS encoding YIEGIA family protein → MNEYLYPVLYGIATGIIARLYMLRTDYRQYPTYLHGKIIHIALGVIASGLGTIAIPALLEEEYTAITFLTVAASQFREVRNMERNTLTELDTYELVPRGKTYIEGIAVAFESRNYLVILASMLSTLIYVLFGLFAALGVTVLLLIGCKIWMDGGRLGEIVEIEFSEPHFKDAGLYVGDIYIMNIGIPEKQELILKYGMGFILTPKDFNAMTTIANIGQRQAILHDVSTALGVFSDTGEPSLVPLAKRNLDDGRLGVFVLPQIKNIEEAIKIIEVVPILENAIRMPTKRHVEEEERRTNL, encoded by the coding sequence ATGAATGAATATTTGTACCCCGTATTATACGGTATAGCAACAGGAATTATAGCGAGACTCTATATGCTAAGGACGGATTACCGGCAATACCCTACATACCTGCACGGGAAAATCATACATATCGCATTGGGTGTAATTGCTTCCGGTTTAGGGACAATAGCAATCCCTGCCTTACTGGAGGAAGAATATACAGCTATCACGTTTTTAACAGTAGCAGCCTCTCAATTTCGTGAAGTGAGGAATATGGAAAGAAATACGCTTACTGAACTTGATACATATGAGTTAGTTCCAAGGGGAAAAACATATATCGAAGGCATTGCTGTAGCCTTTGAAAGCAGAAACTACCTAGTTATTTTAGCCTCAATGCTTTCAACCCTAATTTACGTTTTGTTTGGGTTATTTGCAGCTCTTGGAGTGACAGTTCTGCTTTTGATTGGCTGTAAAATCTGGATGGATGGCGGCAGATTGGGTGAGATTGTTGAAATAGAGTTTTCAGAGCCTCATTTCAAGGATGCTGGCCTTTATGTTGGAGATATCTATATTATGAACATTGGAATCCCTGAAAAACAAGAGCTTATTTTAAAATATGGAATGGGATTTATTTTAACTCCGAAAGATTTTAATGCGATGACAACCATTGCTAATATTGGCCAAAGGCAGGCCATTCTTCATGATGTATCAACAGCCTTAGGTGTATTCAGTGATACTGGTGAACCTTCGTTAGTGCCTTTGGCGAAAAGGAATTTAGACGATGGAAGGCTTGGAGTATTTGTTCTGCCCCAGATAAAAAATATAGAAGAAGCCATTAAAATTATTGAAGTAGTACCAATTCTAGAAAATGCAATAAGAATGCCCACCAAAAGACATGTTGAAGAAGAAGAAAGGCGTACCAATTTATGA